The sequence TGAGATCTGGAACTAATGAAGTAGATATTGGAGAAGCATTTTTAATCCCGACTCTTCTTTTCATTCTTACTAAAAGTTGGGGACAGCCTCGTTTAAAATTTGGATTATGATAGAACTGTAACTAAAACCAAAGGAGAAAGTTATTTAGAGACATTTTAAACCAAGTGATAATAGACAATAACATCTATAAAATCACAGATTTCATTTTTAGAACATAAAATTAATGTCATCATAAATCAGGATGATTGTCTTAAAATGCACTTATTGGGAACCAGACAGCAGTGAATACCATACTCTAATAAGTGGCTTTAGCACCTGTATTTACAGTTAAGATTCGAAGTTACTAgcaaatatctcaaaatattagGTATTAGTGCcctcaaaaatttgaaaatgtttaataatttcaaccttaatattttatacaaatttcaAATCAGATTTTACTTCGTGTAatgaactatataaaaataaaataacatacagTCCATaagtgttaaatgaaaaaaatttgaatacCTTGCTTAAAACAgagacttctttttcttctgccaAAAAGTCAGCTAGAGAAGCAGATCTTTGAAAATTCTGTCTCATCTTACTAAATCCATAAAGATTAAGCTGTCGAACTAAACTTTTCATACTATCAGTTTCAAATATTCTGAAAGGGGCCTTTCTTTCCAAAACTTCTTTTTTGAAAAGCTCTTCATTAATCACTATAGAAGTTCCATCCTCATCCCACCAAATAGACTTAAATTTGTCACTTTcaactattttccaaagttttcTGGGAAAggtcagagaaagaaaatcattatCTTCATCTGGTTCAGAGACACAAAATGTGTAACGTGGTCTTTTTATCAAGGATCCCTGAGACAAAACCTGAAAAGCATTTTCCTCAATCAGAGTCCTTAAGTCTGAGTCCTCAGTGAATGtgtgatcacacagtgaagatctGTTGGAAGTTTCAGAATCAGTTGATCCATCTTTAGGAGAAATATCTTGAATTTCTGAAGAAACTTGTGCCatctcaaataattttttcctcagCTACTTTTCTCATCTGCATGGTTTTGAACACTGCAGCTTCAAATGCTGCTTCAGTAGGCCTACACAGATAAACTAAACCTAGGCCATCATAATAGTTCTCAATCTGATAGTTATGACATCACAAGATGACTTTCGTCTCCTAGCAATTTATATGCAACAGTCAACCTACAGTGTTTCCCACTCTTGAAgtttatttggttaaaaaaaatttagattgattacttacattttaattttagactGCTCACATTACTTACAAGGTATGatctttaaaatctcattttcacAGAATCTTTCAAACACGTAAGCAAATTAATCTCTTCAATCACTGAAATAAAAGTTATTTGCTTCCTTACTCTTACTAGCTTGGTGCAAAGAGGGTAGGGCTTAATAATGGGATAATACTaggaaaaagagggaaataaaacaAGGGTTAGAAAACTGGCAGTTTGGAATTCAAATTGGTGAAAAGCCTTTACGTAAAATAGGTAGGtcatagagatagaaaatagGTTACTggctagagaaaagaaaaaaaatatcaattatggATTTtataaaggataataaaaatgtttaaaaatatgtttaagagTCTGGCATGGTGGCCTCtgccataatcccagcaacttggaagtctAAGACAGACCGGTTTTAGATATGAGCTCAGCTTCATCAATAAACttaatgaggccttaagcaacttagcaagaccctctgtcaaaccaaaaataaagaagggatAGGATGTTGCTTAGTGAAAAAGTTCctcaattcaattcccagtactaaaaaaaaaaaaaaaaagaaagaaaagaaaagaaggaaggaatttaAGTATTATAAAGAATTGATGAAGTATAATATGCCAGTaaactatatactttaaaatgtttaaattttatattttacctaaaattttatattgaattttacctaaaaaatgttattttacttagGAACAATCTTTGTTTCACAATATAATAGAATATCAAATAGAACTTACATTTGTGAAATAAACTGAGTATTGAATTAAAAGTCTTCCTCCAAAAACAAGAATGCACTAGTTAcagtaagatattttatttttatgtctcaaAAAGGGCCATGTTTAATATATGCGGAAGAACCAAGCACACAGGAGTCTGAcataggagtatcacaagtttgaagccaatctgggcaatttGGAAAGAGCTTGtctcaaggtaaaaaaaaaaaaaatggggtgctGAGGTaaagcttggtggtagagcacttgcttagcatgcacaaagtctTGAGTTTGATCCTTATTGccacaaaaattctaaaaagtattgtttttatttaggAGGCCATTCATCTCATATTGGAAAGATATATCATTATTGGAAAGTCTAAGtataatatagtttttttttaattttagaattttctgttttaagacaTGTAGCAAAAGTATTCAAATTCACCAATTTTTTTATGGTGATAAAACATATTCCCATCAGATGCTGGTATGTGAATTTTGCTTTTTCAGAGCATTTCTTTAAGTTTACTGTTTGAAGATCATACagttttttctcaaagaaaacttattaaaatttcatCAATATAGTGGCTGAAAATTTGGGGGGATTTTACAAGATAGCTTAACTATAACTTGATTCTAGTTAAAAACTTACCACTATTCATAAAGGTACAAGAAAAATAGCAGTTTTATCTAAAAAACTTGAATATAATAGGTTGCCTTCTACTATGCCCTTCATCTGCTTCTATAGTTTCcatattcttcctttttctcttctgttttccttttttttctttcctgtttttcttaTGTAGTAACTGGatgtttaagttatttatttatatttggttgcTTGACTATTTTTTGTGTTACTAGGGTTTCAACcgaggggtactctaccactgagctgtatttccagcactttttaattttgacacagggtctttctaagtccCCTAGGCTAGCTTtgacctgtgatcctcttgcctcagtgtcctgagagGCTGGGATACCATGCATGTGCTTGGctaatagtaattaaaaaaaaatctgaaaagtaaCCTTGTCTTCTAAACATTTTGTGCTTTgttgacaaggaaaaaaaaatttatgacatCTATATCAACCACAAATGTAGCCTACATttccatatttacttttttttcttggagatAATGTTAATGACAGTTAGATAAGGGCATTTCATAAAGGTACTTCTTCTACTTGTGATATAGTGTACTTTCTATCTTGGTCCTTTATATTACctctctttgtaagttgattaaTTCAAGTATTATATTAATGATCCATTCATTGCTAAAAAGTCTTCCAGATTTTTGCATGATCTTCAAGTAAAGTATTCAAGTAAGACATatccatcattttttatttatcttggaatgagtgttttgtttttgtttgtttgcttttgtgtgtgtgtgtgtgtgtgtgtgtgtgtgtgtgtatgtgtgttttgtttatcACTCCAAGAGAAACATAGTATATTTACCTACATCCGGAGTTCTCTCAGgattttatccatatttttttttctagtctgattttcattttcttgaatgaATGGTCATTACCTTGTGAGTAATTAATGAAAACAGATATTCTAACATTCATCCTTTTATCTAGATAAAAAGTCCATTGGATTTTTTATATTACAGAAAGAACATTCACTACTAATTTTTAGATGGATTAGAAAATTCTGTTGGTCTCTTCCTTGTTTGAGAAATCAAGGCAATATTGTTTTTTggattctgattttaaaagttttcataatGTTTATGCCTGTAATAATGAAAAACAGCAGTCAAGTATTTTTTGGAGAACCacccttccttttctgttttattttgcttttgttgtttttgctgtggtggggatgaaatccagggccttgaatatgctaggcaagccctctaccactggaCTGCATTCCCAGCCCAAGTAAAGTGATGTGGTCACCTTATTCTCTTTGTCTCTATTTATGGCAGACACCACgtccaattttatctttttgtccTCTTAAGCTTTATCAGGTGGATACCCAGGATTCAGGAGACAATGTCTTCACtcttcatttgtgtgtgtgtgtgtgtgtgtgtgtgtgtgtgtgtgtttctagggattgaacctagggcctgtgCTTCACCAActaagctatactcccagccctcaGATCCTCTTAATCAATGAGTCTTATCAATTCTGTTTCTCTTAGAAATGATGATAATGAGAGTGGTGATAATGACATCTAATATCTTTGTACTATAAACCTCTATGAACTGTATTATTTTACTGACACACTATAGGTTTCACTAGAGGTTTTAAATATAGTAATTATTGTACAGATGTCGATATTATGGGTTTATATAGTTTTGTTAAGTAACCTAAGAAAGTGACAGTGCCAAGATTATACCTCAGAAATTCTGGTTCCCAAATTTTTACTACCAACCAGAGAACTACTTAAGAATATcatttgggctgaggttgtggctcagtggtagagtgcccacctagcatgttcgaggacctgggttcaatcctcagcaccacataaaaataaaaaaataaagatattgtgtccaactaaaaaataaatataaaaaagaacattatttGGTCCCTTATCATTaggaagtttttcttttaaagcttaaTTTGTCTTTATCAATAAAGCCACTCCACCTCTCTTTTGACTAGGGTT comes from Urocitellus parryii isolate mUroPar1 chromosome Y, mUroPar1.hap1, whole genome shotgun sequence and encodes:
- the LOC113178030 gene encoding heat shock transcription factor, Y-linked-like isoform X1; amino-acid sequence: MAQVSSEIQDISPKDGSTDSETSNRSSLCDHTFTEDSDLRTLIEENAFQVLSQGSLIKRPRYTFCVSEPDEDNDFLSLTFPRKLWKIVESDKFKSIWWDEDGTSIVINEELFKKEVLERKAPFRIFETDSMKSLVRQLNLYGFSKMRQNFQRSASLADFLAEEKEVSVLSKLQFYHNPNFKRGCPQLLVRMKRRVGIKNASPISTSLVPDLNKKHLRAGGNVDNHNSGLIAETSGESLFSTSTNLNVPLKKEPSTSQRIANTTDLIRSDFSPPSSTSVRPSEQIVTDEHAILNQLTTFHMRSHSSYTQANGHVVNFITTSTSQYHIISPLQNNYFGLMMEPSTFPTRYPDISANEAPVSNLPAGNPWFPMPMIADTSAASLSRSTHQPSSLYQHHSNYN